The following are from one region of the Gadus chalcogrammus isolate NIFS_2021 chromosome 19, NIFS_Gcha_1.0, whole genome shotgun sequence genome:
- the LOC130372342 gene encoding NXPE family member 3-like isoform X2, which translates to MLTDKHKAAANPGQPKGDPVSRLLSRRALIFFLLALSGLIFLLRNILTLENLSYNTASMLFQPQNSSHPALAQKGPLPPYKNHTICSHLEPTPDEALEDRALLDAIVWPKPPAPTSLNQTSDPVHSLFAILPSKGGRERRVGDQLEALVQMQDFQGRPKHYGGDFLVARLHSPKLGAGVAGTVVDHLNGSYSALFPLLWEGPAQVTITMVHSSEAVAVLQRLREQRSDRFFFRSLFRSGKLSENTVCNMCLPHNRPQEPLCNYTDLHTGEPWYCLKPKRLSCDTRINHFKGGYKKDLVTNKEALLFQSRVNIKVVIHASGPDRIDVLPKKIDDSELRNRSIEAGPVKYNPAGYYYKGSWRSFDGTPVRQFDAKSITQCLTGKVMNMYGDSTMRQWFEYLRAFVPEFNLRSTSWTGPLMAVDCQHNILLNYRSHNVPIGFPTIIASELRYVANELDRLPGGPNTVVALSLWAHFSPYPVEVYIRRMRHIRRALERLLVRGPGTLVIIRSPNLRALDKEYSLNHSDWFSLQLGRVLRNMFMGLAVVFVDAWEMTLAHHSPHNIHPPPDIIKNTINLVLTQVCPAKKS; encoded by the exons ATGTTGACCGATAAACACAAAGCGGCAGCTAACCCTGGGCAACCGAAGGGGGACCCCGTGAGTCGACTTCTGTCCAGGCGTGCCCTCATCTTCTTTCTCCTCGCACTCTCTGGTCTCATCTTCCTGTTGCGCAACATTCTCACTCTGGAG AACCTGAGCTACAACACCGCGTCTATGCTTTTTCAGCCCCAGAACAGCAGCCACCCTGCCTTAGCCCAGAAGGGACCCCTCCCTCCGTACAAGAACCACACCATCTGCAGCCACCTGGAGCCCACCCCCGACGAAGCCCTGGAGGACCGCGCCCTCCTCGACGCCATCGTCTGGCCcaagccccccgcccccacgtCCCTCAACCAGACCAGTGACCCCGTCCACAGCCTGTTCGCCATTCTGCCCTCCAAGGGCGGGAGGGAGCGGCGTGTGGGGGACCAGCTTGAGGCCCTGGTCCAGATGCAGGACTTCCAGGGCCGTCCCAAGCACTACGGGGGGGACTTCCTGGTGGCACGGCTGCACTCCCCGAAGCTGGGGGCAGGAGTGGCGGGCACGGTGGTGGACCACCTCAACGGCTCCTACTCGGCACTGTTCCCCCTGCTGTGGGAGGGTCCGGCCCAGGTGACGATCACCATGGTGCACTCCAGCGAGGCGGTGGCCGTGCTGCAGCGGCTCCGGGAGCAGCGGTCCGACCGCTTCTTCTTCCGGAGTCTGTTTCGCTCGGGCAAGCTGTCTGAGAACACCGTGTGCAACATGTGCCTGCCGCACAATCGGCCACAGGAGCCGCTGTGCAACTACACAGACCTCCACACCGGAGAGCCCTGGTACTGCTTGAAGCCCAAGCGGCTGAGCTGTGACACCAGGATCAACCATTTCAAGGGAGGCTACAAGAAGGACCTCGTCACCAACAAAGAAGCGCTGCTCTTTCAGAG CCGTGTAAACATCAAAGTTGTCATCCATGCGTCAGGACCTGATCGGATAGATGTACTTCCAAAGAAGATAG ATGACTCAGAGTTACGAAACCGCAGCATCGAAGCAGGGCCGGTCAAGTACAATCCTGCTGGGTATTACTACAAAGGCTCCTGGAGGTCATTCGATGGAACACCTGTTCGCCAGTTTGACGCCAAATCGATCACCCAGTGCCTGACTGGCAAGGTGATGAATATGTACGGAGACTCCACGATGAGGCAGTGGTTTGAGTACCTCAGAGCGTTTGTACCAG AGTTCAACCTGCGCAGCACATCGTGGACAGGGCCCTTAATGGCGGTGGACTGTCAACACAACATCCTGTTGAATTACCGCTCTCACAACGTACCCATCGGCTTCCCCACCATCATCGCCAGCGAGCTCCGCTACGTGGCCAACGAGCTGGACCGCTTGCCTGGAGGCCCCAACACCGTGGTGGCCCTCAGCCTCTGGGCCCACTTCAGCCCCTACCCCGTGGAGGTATACATACGCCGCATGCGGCACATCCGCCGGGCGCTGGAACGGCTCCTGGTCCGGGGCCCCGGCACCCTGGTGATCATCCGCTCACCTAACTTAAGGGCCCTGGACAAGGAGTACAGCCTGAACCACAGCGACTGGTTCTCGCTGCAGCTCGGCAGGGTTCTCAGGAACATGTTCATGGGCCtggctgttgtgtttgtggacgCCTGGGAGATGACCTTAGCCCATCATAGCCCCCACAATATCCACCCGCCCCCGGACATCATCAAGAACACGATCAATCTCGTCCTGACTCAGGTGTGTCCTGCAAAGAAGAGCTAG
- the LOC130372342 gene encoding NXPE family member 3-like isoform X1: MRFIAKKHWYHREIIDQTNFLTFCAEFIYIYILLCALVIKTTIQCHSQPHFKPDLPSRPPQNLSYNTASMLFQPQNSSHPALAQKGPLPPYKNHTICSHLEPTPDEALEDRALLDAIVWPKPPAPTSLNQTSDPVHSLFAILPSKGGRERRVGDQLEALVQMQDFQGRPKHYGGDFLVARLHSPKLGAGVAGTVVDHLNGSYSALFPLLWEGPAQVTITMVHSSEAVAVLQRLREQRSDRFFFRSLFRSGKLSENTVCNMCLPHNRPQEPLCNYTDLHTGEPWYCLKPKRLSCDTRINHFKGGYKKDLVTNKEALLFQSRVNIKVVIHASGPDRIDVLPKKIDDSELRNRSIEAGPVKYNPAGYYYKGSWRSFDGTPVRQFDAKSITQCLTGKVMNMYGDSTMRQWFEYLRAFVPEFNLRSTSWTGPLMAVDCQHNILLNYRSHNVPIGFPTIIASELRYVANELDRLPGGPNTVVALSLWAHFSPYPVEVYIRRMRHIRRALERLLVRGPGTLVIIRSPNLRALDKEYSLNHSDWFSLQLGRVLRNMFMGLAVVFVDAWEMTLAHHSPHNIHPPPDIIKNTINLVLTQVCPAKKS, encoded by the exons atgagatttattgccaaaaagcattggtaccacagagaaataatcgACCAAacaaatttccttactttttgtgctgagtttatatatatatatatattgctttgTGCCTTAGTTATCAAGACAACTATCCAATGCCACAGTCAGCCTCACTTTAAACCGGACCTCCCTTCTCGCCCTCCACAGAACCTGAGCTACAACACCGCGTCTATGCTTTTTCAGCCCCAGAACAGCAGCCACCCTGCCTTAGCCCAGAAGGGACCCCTCCCTCCGTACAAGAACCACACCATCTGCAGCCACCTGGAGCCCACCCCCGACGAAGCCCTGGAGGACCGCGCCCTCCTCGACGCCATCGTCTGGCCcaagccccccgcccccacgtCCCTCAACCAGACCAGTGACCCCGTCCACAGCCTGTTCGCCATTCTGCCCTCCAAGGGCGGGAGGGAGCGGCGTGTGGGGGACCAGCTTGAGGCCCTGGTCCAGATGCAGGACTTCCAGGGCCGTCCCAAGCACTACGGGGGGGACTTCCTGGTGGCACGGCTGCACTCCCCGAAGCTGGGGGCAGGAGTGGCGGGCACGGTGGTGGACCACCTCAACGGCTCCTACTCGGCACTGTTCCCCCTGCTGTGGGAGGGTCCGGCCCAGGTGACGATCACCATGGTGCACTCCAGCGAGGCGGTGGCCGTGCTGCAGCGGCTCCGGGAGCAGCGGTCCGACCGCTTCTTCTTCCGGAGTCTGTTTCGCTCGGGCAAGCTGTCTGAGAACACCGTGTGCAACATGTGCCTGCCGCACAATCGGCCACAGGAGCCGCTGTGCAACTACACAGACCTCCACACCGGAGAGCCCTGGTACTGCTTGAAGCCCAAGCGGCTGAGCTGTGACACCAGGATCAACCATTTCAAGGGAGGCTACAAGAAGGACCTCGTCACCAACAAAGAAGCGCTGCTCTTTCAGAG CCGTGTAAACATCAAAGTTGTCATCCATGCGTCAGGACCTGATCGGATAGATGTACTTCCAAAGAAGATAG ATGACTCAGAGTTACGAAACCGCAGCATCGAAGCAGGGCCGGTCAAGTACAATCCTGCTGGGTATTACTACAAAGGCTCCTGGAGGTCATTCGATGGAACACCTGTTCGCCAGTTTGACGCCAAATCGATCACCCAGTGCCTGACTGGCAAGGTGATGAATATGTACGGAGACTCCACGATGAGGCAGTGGTTTGAGTACCTCAGAGCGTTTGTACCAG AGTTCAACCTGCGCAGCACATCGTGGACAGGGCCCTTAATGGCGGTGGACTGTCAACACAACATCCTGTTGAATTACCGCTCTCACAACGTACCCATCGGCTTCCCCACCATCATCGCCAGCGAGCTCCGCTACGTGGCCAACGAGCTGGACCGCTTGCCTGGAGGCCCCAACACCGTGGTGGCCCTCAGCCTCTGGGCCCACTTCAGCCCCTACCCCGTGGAGGTATACATACGCCGCATGCGGCACATCCGCCGGGCGCTGGAACGGCTCCTGGTCCGGGGCCCCGGCACCCTGGTGATCATCCGCTCACCTAACTTAAGGGCCCTGGACAAGGAGTACAGCCTGAACCACAGCGACTGGTTCTCGCTGCAGCTCGGCAGGGTTCTCAGGAACATGTTCATGGGCCtggctgttgtgtttgtggacgCCTGGGAGATGACCTTAGCCCATCATAGCCCCCACAATATCCACCCGCCCCCGGACATCATCAAGAACACGATCAATCTCGTCCTGACTCAGGTGTGTCCTGCAAAGAAGAGCTAG